One window of Nymphaea colorata isolate Beijing-Zhang1983 chromosome 1, ASM883128v2, whole genome shotgun sequence genomic DNA carries:
- the LOC116246368 gene encoding transmembrane emp24 domain-containing protein p24beta3-like has translation MGGRAEQSRRRPLFLALLVSLGLLISDAFLLSSALTVTLNDVECISEYVISEGDIMSGSFVVDDHDAFWRYDQTGIDFSVISPSGNVVYSLDEASTGQFRFKAPASGMYKICFHNPSSTYETVTFYIHTGHIPNEQDPIVKDEHLNPLNVKIAELREALESVTAEQKYLKAREERHWHTNTSTRRRLYSYTVVEYMALLVTSIFQVVCIRQFFSQTVAYNRI, from the exons ATGGGGGGGCGGGCGGAGCAGAGCCGGAGGCGGCCATTGTTCTTGGCCCTCCTTGTCTCGCTGGGGCTTCTGATCTCCGACGCCTTTCTCCTTTCCTCCGCCCTGACCGTCACACTGAACGACGTCGAGTGCATCTCCGAATACGTGATCTCCGAGGGCGACATCATGTCCGGCAGCTTCGTCGTCGATGATCACGACGCTTTCTGGAGATACGACCAAACCGGCATCGATTTCTCG GTGATCTCGCCGTCAGGAAACGTAGTTTACTCCCTTGATGAGGCATCTACTGGCCAGTTCAGATTCAAGGCTCCAGCGAGTGGAATGTACAAGATTTGCTTCCACAATCCTTCTTCAACTTACGAGACCGTCACGTTTTACATACACACAGGCCACATCCCTAATGAGCAAGACCCAATTGTGAAAGATG AGCATTTAAATCCATTAAATGTGAAGATTGCTGAGCTGAGGGAAGCACTGGAGTCTGTCACAGCAGAACAGAAGTACTTGAAAGCACGAGAAGAACGCCATTGGCAca CAAACACCAGTACCAGGAGGCGACTATACTCATACACTGTCGTCGAATACATGGCATTGCTGGTCACTAGCATATTTCAAGTCGTTTGCATCCGTCAATTCTTCAGCCAGACAGTTGCATATAACAGAATCTAG
- the LOC116246369 gene encoding early light-induced protein 1, chloroplastic-like has product MATSAALRSLVAPSRPLIGGTARLHATRLPYQRRNAFSVKSSIEDGPKEQQAPVTAPTPAPPKSSPATPKVSTKFSDVLAFGGPAPERINGRLAMVGFVAAMAVELTKGDDLASQLGSGGLWWFAGATALLSLASLVPMFKGVSAQARSGGVMTSDAELWNGRIAMLGLVALVFTEYLKGGALV; this is encoded by the exons ATGGCCACGTCAGCTGCACTTCGATCCCTCGTGGCGCCATCGAGGCCTCTGATTGGTGGAACTGCTCGGCTGCATGCCACGCGTCTCCCTTATCAGAGGCGCAACGCTTTCTCCGTCAAATCGTCGATCGAG GATGGCCCCAAGGAACAGCAAGCACCAGTGACTGCGCCGACACCAGCCCCGCCTAAATCTAGTCCGGCCACACCAAAG GTCAGCACCAAGTTCTCGGACGTGCTGGCGTTCGGAGGACCGGCGCCGGAGCGGATCAACGGCAGGCTGGCCATGGTGGGCTTCGTCGCGGCAATGGCGGTCGAGTTGACCAAGGGCGACGACTTGGCCTCCCAGTTGGGCAGCGGCGGACTGTGGTGGTTCGCCGGGGCGACGGCGCTGCTCTCGCTGGCCTCACTCGTGCCCATGTTCAAGGGCGTGAGCGCGCAGGCCAGGTCCGGTGGGGTGATGACATCGGATGCCGAGCTGTGGAATGGCAGGATCGCGATGCTCGGTCTGGTGGCCTTGGTCTTCACCGAGTACCTCAAGGGTGGCGCCCTCGTCTAG